One Streptomyces umbrinus genomic window, GTAATTGCCGCTGGTCCATCGAGAATCGCCCCAGGAGGTGTCCACAGATGGTGGGGGCCACGATTGGAAGGGCGGTGCGCGATGGCGGCGTACGTCATCATCCCCGGGATCGACGGTTCGGATGAGAGGCACTGGCAGAGCTTGTGGGAGAACCAGTGGGGAGCCTCAGCGGTCCGGATCACCCCGGCCTCGTGGAGCATGCCGGACCTGCAGGACTGGGTGGCCGCAGTCCAGGCTGCCTACGAAATCGCTTCCGAGCGCGACGGTCAGGTGGCGCTGGTGGCTCACAGCCTTGGCTGCTGGGCAGCGGCTCGGTGGCTGGACCGGGCGCGGCCCGACGGAGTTACGGCGTTCTTTGTCGCGCCACCCGATCCCCAGGGACCGGCGTTCCCACGGGAGGCCGCGTCAACGTTCCTCGACCTGTCCGCTCGCCCTCTGCCATGCCGGGGCATGATGGTCGCCAGCAACGACGACCCCTACTGCGACCCGACGACGTCGGCCTCGTTCGCTCATGGGTGGCAGGCACAACAGCATCTCGTCGGAGGCCACGGGCACATCAATGCCGACAGCGGCCTCGGCGACTGGCCGGCAGGCCGGGAACTCCTTCGCACGCTCATAGACCGATGAGATGACCGATCCGACGCGGAGGCATCGCTCCAGCCTTCGCGTGCAGGCTGCCGAGCAGTTGCCCGGCCTGTTCGGCCGGGCATGGTGCTAACAGTCCTGAAATGACCCCACTTTTCCGGCTTGGGTTCTAGAGGTGGCCGCAACACCTGCCCCTGATGGGTGTTGCGATAACCAAGGCACGTCGGACAGTCGCCCTATTGAGGCCGGCGCGAACCACCCGAGCCATCGATGGGGAATCCGACGTCGCCTGAACCATCCCGTCGTGGTGAGACCGCAGCGTGAGATCCTCCGGGCATGCGAGCTGTCGCCGATGGGACCACGCCCGCCTCGCGTTTGGTGCTCGTGGACCAACTCGAGACCGACGACGGATACACCTTCGATCCGGACAGCCCGCTGTTCTTGTCAGCCGGCGCCCGGATTGGCTTCGAGGGCGGTAATCCAGTCGTCACTCGAGCGAGCGGTGAACGGCTCCGTCCCGCCGGCTCCTGGTCCACACGCTGCGGGATCGGCTACCGCACCACCGCTTCTTGAACTCGATCGCTCCGGGCAGGTGCCTCAGCCGCTGAGCACGTCACTCCGCACCTGAATGGGCACGTGACTCAGTACTCCGACAGCTGGACTACCGACGACAGCTTCGGCGGGACGGTCGGCCGCCGGCTCGAAGAAGCCCTGGTCCGGTCACGACCCGTTCCGCTTCGCCGAGTTCATCAGCCTGGATGAGAGACCACCATCCGCCATGCGGACTCGGCGCGCCGCCTCCTGGAAATCCGTATCGAGTCGCTGTCAGCTGTGAAGCGATCAGCGGATGACCGATGTTCAGGGCCTGGCGTCATAGTCGTGCCGGGCCAGCTCGACTTTGTCGAGGTTGCTGGTGGCCCATTCAGCGAGGTGGGCGAAGAGCGGGGCGAGGCTTCGGCCGAGCTCGTTGATCTCGTACTCGACCCGAGGGGGGACCTCTGGGTGGTAGGTGCGCACGACGAGGCCGTCGCGTTCCAGCTGACGAAGCCGCTGAGTCAACACCTTCGGTGTGATCGCGGTGATCCGGCGTTCCAGTTCAACGAACCGTTGCCGACCGTGCATGTTGAGGGTCCACAGGATCGGTGTGGTCCACCGGCTGAACACGATGTCCACGACCGGGCCGATCGGACAGGCCAGTTCGGGGTCTGCCAGTGCGGATGCCATCCAGGTCTCGTCGCCGGCCATGCGGACTCCCCCTATAGATAGTCACTTTCCTGTAGGTACCTACTATACCGGCGGTGTTAGCTTCACCGGGTCGCGGCGAGGTTGTTCCGAGCCACGACGTTCTCGCCCGCTCGGGCGCGCCACCAGGATGAAGTGACAGGGGAGTTGTTCATGATCGTAGTGACGGGGGCGACCGGCAACGTGGGCCGGCCGCTCGTGCAGGCACTTGCGGCAGCCGGCGAGCAGGTGACCGCGGTGTCCCGAGGGGTCTCGGACGCGGCTGTGCCGGACGGCGTGCGACACCGGCAGGCCGACCTGACCGACCCGGAGAGCCTTCGGCCCGTTCTTGACGGCGCTGACGCGCTGTTCCTGCACGACGGCGGTGCCAGTGCCCATCTGTTGAGCCCACAGGACATCCTCGACACCGCGAAAGCCGGCGGAGTCGACCGCATTGTGTTGCTGTCCTCCATTGGAGTCGCCACCCGGCCGCAGTCGGCCTCCCACGGAGGCATGATGCGAGCCATCGAGGACGCCGTGCGGCAGTCGGACATGGACTGGACGATCCTGCGGCCTGGTGCCTTCAACTCCAACGCGTACGCCTGGGCGGAGACGGTCCGTGCGCATCGCACGGTCGCCGCGCCGTTCGGTGACGTCGGTCTGCCGACCATCGACCCGGCCGACATCGCGGAGGTCGCCGCCGCAGCCCTGCACGAGGACGGCCACACAGGACAGGTCTACGAACTGACCGGGCCCGTCCTCACCACACCCCGGCAAGGAGCCCAGGCACTCGGCGAAGCGCT contains:
- a CDS encoding NAD(P)H-binding protein; translated protein: MIVVTGATGNVGRPLVQALAAAGEQVTAVSRGVSDAAVPDGVRHRQADLTDPESLRPVLDGADALFLHDGGASAHLLSPQDILDTAKAGGVDRIVLLSSIGVATRPQSASHGGMMRAIEDAVRQSDMDWTILRPGAFNSNAYAWAETVRAHRTVAAPFGDVGLPTIDPADIAEVAAAALHEDGHTGQVYELTGPVLTTPRQGAQALGEALGEPVRFIEQTREEARAQMLRFMPEPVVETTLDAIGEPNPAEQRISPDVEQVLGRAPRTFADWARRNIAAFQ
- a CDS encoding RBBP9/YdeN family alpha/beta hydrolase: MAAYVIIPGIDGSDERHWQSLWENQWGASAVRITPASWSMPDLQDWVAAVQAAYEIASERDGQVALVAHSLGCWAAARWLDRARPDGVTAFFVAPPDPQGPAFPREAASTFLDLSARPLPCRGMMVASNDDPYCDPTTSASFAHGWQAQQHLVGGHGHINADSGLGDWPAGRELLRTLIDR
- a CDS encoding winged helix-turn-helix transcriptional regulator, with product MAGDETWMASALADPELACPIGPVVDIVFSRWTTPILWTLNMHGRQRFVELERRITAITPKVLTQRLRQLERDGLVVRTYHPEVPPRVEYEINELGRSLAPLFAHLAEWATSNLDKVELARHDYDARP